Below is a genomic region from Microbacterium sp. KUDC0406.
CCCGCTCCACGTCTCGCGTCCTTGTCAGGACGCGGGCCACGAGAGACACACAGGCGAACAGTTCGTCGACCAGGGCCGCGTTCACGGCATCCCGCACTCGGGTGAACTCGGCCTCGGAGCGGACGATGCCTCCCGGAGCGGCCCGCTCGATCAGCGCGCGGGCGACGGCGGCACGGCAGTCCTCGATCAGCGCCTGCACGTTCTGATAGGGCGAGGCCGCGAGCGCGAGCTTCTCCGGCGCGGTCAGGTGCTCCTGCACGTACGACGACGGCGAGGGAACGTTCAGCAGCACCAGCCGCAGCACACCGTCACGGGTCGCCGCGGCCGCGGCATCCGCCGTCGCCTCCACGCGCAGCGAGACGGCCTTGCCGGTGTCGACCAGTGCGGGATAGCCGCGCACGATGCCGCCGGCGACCTTCGTGTCGAGCACCTCGGGCAGGTCGCCGAAGTCCCACGACGTGATGCCGTCGCGCTCGATCGGGCCGCGAGCGGATGCTGCGGCGACGGATGCCGCGGAGGTGGCGGGCTTCGCGCTCCGCCGCCCCGCGGCTCATCGCCGCGCGAGATCTGCCGCGCGACGCTCTGCCGCGAGCGGCCGGCCAGCTGGTCCTGCAGCTCGCCCAGGTCACGGCTGGAACCGACCACGCGCCCTCGCTCATCGACCGCGCGGAAGTTCATCCGCAGGTGCGACGGCACGCGTTCCATCTCGAAGTCGGTTGCCGAGACGGGCTGATTGGCCAGCGGCAGGATGCGCTTGGCGAGCGCTTCGACGAGCGACAGGGGAGGCAGTCCGGTGTGCTTCTCGGGTCCGGCATCCGCCAGCTCGGCGCCGAAGCGCTCGGCCCAGTCCGCCGCAGGCACGACGTGACGGCGGATCGCCTTCGGCAGCGCGCGCAGCAGCGCGGTGATCAGCTCGGCGCGCAGCCCGGGCACCTGCCAGTCGAAACCCGTGTCCTGCACCTGCTGCAGCAGCGCGAGCGGGATCACCACGCTCACGCCGTCGTCGGGGGCTCCTGGCTCGAAGCGGTAAGCGAGGCCGAGCACCTGATCGCCCTGCGGCCACCGGGTCGGGAACTCGCTCTGCTCGGCGCGCTCGCCGTCGTCGATCAGATCGCTCTCACGCATGACCAGCAGCTTCGGGGTCTGCGCCAGCGCGTCGCGCCACCACTTCTCGAAGGAGCGCACGTCGTATACGTCAGGCGGAATACGTTCGTCGTAGAAGCGGAACACCGCTTCGTCGCCGGCAAGGATGTCGCGGCGCCGTTCGCGCTCCTCGAGCTTCTCCAGACGGCGCCGCAGCTCCGCGTTGGCGCGCCAGAACGCGGTCACGCGCTTGTCGATTCTGGACGGATCCCACTCGCCCTCGACCAGCGCGTGCCGCACGAACAGCTCACGCGCGCCCGGCCGGTCGATACGGGCGAACTGCACGCGACGCCGGGGAATGATCTCGACCCCGAACAGCGTCACCTTCTCGGAGGCGACGGCGGCGCCGGCATCCTTCGACCAGTGCGGCTCCGAGATCTGCCGCTTCGCGAGATCGCCGGCGAGCGACTCCGCCCACGCCGGATCGATCTGCGCGACGGTGCGTGCGAAGGTGCGCGAGGTCTCCACGATCTCGGCGGCCATCACGGCGGGCGGCGACTTCTTGCGCAGCGCCGATCCCGGGAAGATCGAGAACCGGATGCCGCGCGCGCCGCGATACTCGGCGATGCGGCGCTTCTCGCCCTTGGTCTTGTTCTTGCCCTTCGACGGGCTCAGGGAGCCATTCGCCGTGGAACGCTCGTCGAGGATGCCGATCTGCGAGAGCAGCCCCGCGAGGATCGCGCGGTGGACGGCGTCGCCGTTCTCTGCACCGGTCGTCTCCGCCCCGGTCGCCCCGCGAGCGACGGGGGTGTTCGTTGAGCGAGCCGCCGGCGAGTCGAAACGCAGAGACGAAACGCTCCCAGCTCCCTGAGGCACGTCACCGCGTTTCGTCTCGCTGCGCTCGCTCAACGACCCGGGAGCGGTGCGGTCGCTCAACGACCGGGTCAGCGTCTTCAGCTGCCGGTGCACGTCGAACCACTCCCGTACGCGCACGTAGTTGAGGTGCTCGCTGCGGCACATGCGCCGGAACGCGCTCGATCCGAGCTCCTTCTGCTGCTCGCGCAGGTGGTTCCAGAGGTTCAGCAGGGTGAGGAAGTCGCTGGTCGGATCCGCGAAGCGGGCGTGCATCCGGTCGGCCTCATCGCGGATGCCCTGCGGAGCCTCCGCCGAGGGCCGCTCGCGCACGTCCTGGATCGAGAGACCGGCGACGATCGGCAGCACCTCTTCCAGAACGTGGGTCCCTGAGCCCGTCGATGGGCGGCCGGCCTCGACGAGCATCCGTGCGAATCGCGGGTCCATCGGCATCCGGGCGATGTCGCGGCCGATGCGGGTGAGCCTTGGTGCGCCGTCTCGTGACAGCGCGACCGCGCCGAGCTCGCCGAGCAGGTCGAGCGCGGCCTTCACGCCACGGGAGTCCGGGGGAGTGAGGAACGGGAACTCGGTGATGTCGCCGAAGCCGAGCGACAGCATCTGCAGCACGACCGACGCGAGCGAGGTGCGCAGGATCTCCGGCTCGGTGAACTCGGGGCGCTTCTCGAAGTCGTCCTCGCCGTACAGGCGGATCGCGATTCCGTCGCTGGTACGGCCGGCGCGCCCCGACCGCTGGTTCGCGGATGCCTGTGACACGGCCTCGATCGGCAGCCGCTGCACCTTCGAGCGGTTGCTGTACCGCGAGATGCGGGCCGTGCCGGTGTCGACGACGTACTTGATGCCGGGCACGGTGAGACTGGTCTCGGCGACGTTCGTGGCGAGGATGACGCGGCGGCGCACGCCGGCCACCTTCGAGGGCTCGAAGACCCGGTGCTGCTCGGCGGCGGAGAGGCGGCCGTACAGCGGCAGCACCTCCACCGGCGCGGTCTGCGAGCGATAGGCGGCGCGCACGGCCTCGGCCGCATCGCGGATCTCGGCCTCGCCCGGCAGGAACACGAGCACGTCGCCGGCGGGTTCGCGGTCGAGCTCGCGCAGCGCGCCGACGATCGCGGTGACCTCGTCCTCCGGCTCCGGGGTGGCGCCAGAACTCCGGAGATCTCTTGCGGCGGCGCCGCCTGCGGGGCGGTTCATCGGCCTCCGCGCAGGCTGCTCCGGAGTTGTGTCCCCGTCGACCAGCGGCCGGTACCTGATCTCCACCGGGTACGTCCGGCCGGAGACTTCGATGATCGGGGCGGGGGCCGGTTGGGTCCCTGAGCCTGTCGAAGGGGCCGAGAAGTGCGCTGCGAAGCTCTGCGGGTCGATCGTCGCCGAGGTGATAATCACCTTCAGGTCGGGTCGCTCGGGCAGGATGCGGTGCAGGTAGCCGAGTAGGAAGTCGACGTTCAGCGACCGCTCGTGCGCCTCGTCGATGATGATCGTGTCGTAGCGGCGCAGCAGCCGGTCGCGGTGGATCTCGTTGAGCAGGATGCCGTCGGTCATCAGCGCGATTCGCGTGGCATCCGAGATCTGATCGGTGAAGCGCACCTTGTAGCCGACCAGGTCGCCGAGCTCGACGTGCAGCTCCTCGGCGACGCGCTCAGCGATCGTGCGTGCCGCGAGACGTCTGGGCTGGGTGTGCGCGATGCGCTCGCGGCCCAGCTCGAGGCAGATCTTCGGCAGCTGGGTGGTCTTGCCCGAGCCGGTGGCGCCGGCGACGATCACGACCTGGTGGTCGCGGATGGCATCGGCGATCTCGCCGCGCGCGGCCGAGACCGGCAGCTCCGGGGATAGACGATCACGGGCGAAGACATAGCCCTCCATCTTATGAGGTCGAGCAGCGCCGATCATCGCGACCCATTGACATGCAAATAAGTTTGCAGTACAAAGTGGTTTATGAACGAAGACGAAGATGTGCCGCTGTCGCCGGAGCAGATGCTGTCGCTGGTGCAGGACCAGCAGCGCACGGTGACCGGACGGATGGCCGGCTTCGTGCCGTGGATCCTGGTCGCCTGGGGCATCGCCTGGCTCGTGGGCTTCCTGATCCTGTGGTGGGACGCCGGGCAGCATCCGCAGAACACAGCGCCGACGCTCGCGGCCGGACTCACGTTCGCCGGGCTGATCTTCGCCGCAGGCCTGGTGTCGATGGTGCTCGGCATCCGCTCCGGGCGCGGCCTGCGCGGCACGCAGGACAGCGCGATCCTCGGCATCGTCTACGGCAACACCTGGTGGGTGGGCAGCATCGCCGTGGTGGTGATCGGGCAGGCGCTGGTGCAGGCGGGTATGGACACCGACCTGCTCGGGGTGTTCTACCCGAGCGCGTTCATCTTCTTCGCCGGCGTGATGTACATCATGTCCGGACTGATCTGGCGGGCGTACCCGATGGTGGTGCTCGGCCTCTGGTCTGTGGCGATGGCGGCGATCGGATCGCTGCTGCCGCCGCCGGTGAACTACCTGGTCTACGCGCTCGCCGGGGAGGGGCGTTCCTGCTCGTCGCGGCCTGGACCGCCTGGTGGGTGTACCTCGCGCGTCGTCGCGTCGCCACTGCGGAGGTCGGCCGTGCCTGACCTCGACCCCGTCATCCACGCCCAGGCGCGGCTGCGCATCGTCGCCGCGCTCGCCACGCTCGACGCGAAGGACCAGATCACCTTCCCTCGGCTGCAGGAGGTGCTCGACATGACCGCCGGCAACCTCTCCACGCATCTGCGCAAGCTCGAGGACGCGGACTACGTCATCGTCGAGAAGACCCACAGGGGACGCACGCCCGTCACCTACATCGCGCTCACCACGAAGGGCCGCCGGGCCTTCGAGGACTACACCGCGCAGCTGCGCGGCCTGCTGGGAGGAACGACATGACACTGGCATCCTTCGACCACGTCACCCGGCGTTTCGGCGACCTCGTCGCCGTGGACGACGTCACGCTCGACATCCCCGAGGGGCAGATCCTCGGGCTGCTCGGCCCGAACGGCGCGGGCAAGTCCACACTGCTGTCGCTGCTGCAGGGTCTGCGCCGGCCGACATCCG
It encodes:
- a CDS encoding transcriptional regulator → MPDLDPVIHAQARLRIVAALATLDAKDQITFPRLQEVLDMTAGNLSTHLRKLEDADYVIVEKTHRGRTPVTYIALTTKGRRAFEDYTAQLRGLLGGTT